The proteins below come from a single Pleuronectes platessa chromosome 3, fPlePla1.1, whole genome shotgun sequence genomic window:
- the tomm20b gene encoding mitochondrial import receptor subunit TOM20 homolog B, with protein MMGGRSSALAAGLCGALLVGYCVYFDRKRRSDPQFRSRLRERRRKQQAAKERDGQAKLPDLKDAEAVQKFFLEEIQLGEELLAQGDYEKGVDHLTNAIAVCGQPQQLLQVLQQTLPPPVFQMLLTKLPSISQRMVSAQSLSEDDIE; from the exons ATGATGGGCGGCAGGTCGAGTGCGTTAGCTGCGGGGCTGTGCGGGGCTCTGCTCGTCGGCTACTGCGTCTACTTCGACCGGAAGAGACGGAGCGACCCGCAGTTCAGGAGCCGGCTGCGGGAGC GCAGGAGGAAGCAGCAGGCAGCGAAGGAGAGGGACGGTCAAGCCAAG CTCCCGGACCTGAAGGACGCTGAGGCGGTGCAGAAGTTCTTCCTGGAGGAGATCCAGCTGGGGGAGGAGCTGCTGGCTCagg GAGACTATGAGAAAGGTGTGGACCACCTGACCAACGCCATCGCCGTGTGTGGTCAGcctcagcagctgctgcaggtcctGCAGCAGACTCTGCCGCCGCCCGTCTTCCAGATGCTGCTCACCAAACTGCCCAGCATCAGCCAG CGTATGGTGAGCGCACAGAGTCTGAGTGAGGATGATATAGAATGA
- the LOC128437401 gene encoding apoptosis-stimulating of p53 protein 2, producing the protein MMPIFLTVFLSNNDQHFTEVPITPETLCRDVLALCREPGEADCYLAETWRGAERVVGEAEQMMAVLQPWGQQRGEVRYLLHHQRAPGPETDGSRASDPKLKRNQGSAAAERRLENQVSAPRLDVTFSELQDLVTRQQQMLASKEQRLRSLKLQEQQQQQEASEQERLQQLRENAQNQEAKLRRVRALRGQVEQKRLSNSKLVEEVEQMTGLFQQKQRELLVAVARLEELSDQLEVLRSPRMEPPPPPPHLHTTASSTGELELLCKELQLRNKLNQEQSSRLQQQRDGLNKRNLEVAAMDRRLAELRQRLWKKKAALQQKENLPVVSEGHAPQHGVGSRVAAVGPYIQPSSTAGSQGPPVPARQEPSVKPTPDSSLKPPPRPVKPAAGFSSSQMSDRSDWKARALPTSSGGHGHASTLPRVSSLSYCNSGDETPTGLRGLCGSDNPPPVPSRTNHSTDTLLRDNQASGKCLSQVTAPPPVPGKPTSLSSSGPPTFSRPPYSTGTFPGKARPVGGHLRAPGVLSSHCSTLPLPSKQESPPTAAVRPYTPDLSDGPLLQKPQTLAASSIYSMYTKQASLGKGYQPGGQGTLPRSQPRVYGKPVLPASGGQQSVSSDDSGLNSDACVSDGSEAGCLGNGKGVSGETAEQATPRPLSPTKLLPFLSNPHRNPSDADLEALRRRLHHAPRPLKKRSSITEPEGPAGPNIQKLLYQKTTLAAMETIPCETVSPAETCVQPGGHNHRGGGLDVHDNTGLSFNQLLAESPEDSLTPPPLPPRSPIPDPASCCSQWPALEDKEEELCPSSVHHDHFPDEFPPYPPPPYPSCGETEQGDHTSNLQPPEVMGQEPVPPGKRSILRRVGSERVDPTLRVKFNALALLLDCSLEGEYDLVQRVIFNVDDPSSANDEGITALHNAVCAGHTDIVKFLVQFGVNVNAADSDGWTPLHCAASCNNVQVCKFLVESGGAVFATTYSDMQTAADKCEEMEDGYQQCSQFLYGVQEKMGVMNRGVVYALWDYEPQRDDELGFTEGDCMTVLRREDELETDWWWARCGDGEGYIPRNLLGLYLRIKPRQRSLA; encoded by the exons atatttCTCACCGTGTTCCTGAGCAACAATGACCAGCACTTCACCGAGGTGCCCATCACGCCCGAGACGCTCTGCCGGGACGTGCTGGCGCTCTGCCGGGAGCCGGGCGAGGCCGACTGCTACCTGGCCGAGACCTGGAGAGGAGCAG AGCGCGTCGTCGGGGAGGCGGAGCAGATGATGGCGGTGCTGCAGCCGTGGGGGCAGCAGAGGGGGGAGGTCCGGTACCTGCTCCACCATCAAAGAGCTCCAGGACCAGAGACTG atGGATCCAGAGCGTCCGATCCGAAGCTGAAGAGGAACCAGGGGAGcgctgctgcagagagacgTCTGGAGAACCAG GTCTCAGCTCCTCGTCTGGACGTGACCTTCAGTGAACTTCAGGATCTGGTGACTCGACAGCAGCAGATGCTGGCCTCCAAA GAGCAGCGGCTGCGCTCCCTGAagctgcaggagcagcagcagcagcaggaggcgtcTGAGCAGGAGCGACTGCAGCAGCTCCGAGAGAACGCACAGAACCAGGAGGCCAAGCTGCGGCGGGTCCGGGCCCTCAGGGGCCAAGTGGAGCAGAAACGCCTCAGCAACAGTAAACTcg tggaggaggtggagcagatgACTGGTCTGTTCCAGCAGAAGCAGAGGGAGCTGCTGGTTGCGGTGGCCAGGCTGGAGGAGCTCAGTGACCAGCTGGAGGTGCTGAGGAGCCCTCGGATGGAgccaccccccccacctcctcacctccataCCACGGCCTCCTCCAccggggagctggagctgctctgTAAAGAGCTGCAG CTGAGGAACAAACTGAACCAGGAGCAGAGCTCacgtctgcagcagcagagagacggCCTGAACAAGAGGAACCTGGAGGTGGCGGCCATGGACCGCCGGCTGGCCGAGCTCCGGCAGCGGCTGTGGAAGAAGAAGGCCGCCCTGCAGCAGAAGGAGAACCTGCCA GTGGTGTCAGAGGGCCACGCCCCCCAGCATGGCGTGGGCTCCAGAGTGGCGGCAGTGGGGCCATACATTCAGCCGTCCTCCACAGCAGGCTCTCAGGGACCTCCGGTGCCGGCTCGCCAGGAGCCTTCGGTGAAGCCCACACCCGACTCGTCCCTGAAGCCGCCTCCCAGACCCGTCAAGCCGGCCGCAG GTTTCAGCTCCTCTCAAATGAGCGACCGCTCAGACTGGAAGGCCAGAGCACTTCCTACATCTAGCGGAGGTCACGGCCACGCCTCCACACTGCCTCGTGTGTCCAGCCTCAGCTACTGCAACTCAG GTGATGAGACCCCCACAGGTCTCAGAGGACTTTGTGGATCTGACAACCCGCCTCCTGTCCCATcacggaccaatcacagcactGACACCCTGCTCAGGGACAATCAG GCTTCAGGTAAATGTTTGTCCCAGGTGACAGCGCCACCTCCTGTTCCCGGTAAGCCCACATCGCTCTCTTCGTCCGGCCCACCAACCTTCTCCAGGCCCCCCTACAGCACCGGGACCTTCCCTGGTAAGGCTCGGCCGGTCGGCGGCCACCTCAGGGCTCCAGGCGTCCTCTCCAGCCACTGCAGTACACTCCCTCTGCCCAGCAAGCAGGAGAGCCCCCCCACCGCTGCCGTCCGGCCGTACACCCCCGACCTCTCAGACGGCCCTCTGCTGCAGAAGCCTCAGACGCTGGCGGCCTCATCCATCTACTCCATGTACACCAAGCAGGCGTCTCTGGGGAAGGGCTACCAGCCAGGAGGCCAGGGCACGCTGCCCCGCAGCCAGCCCCGAG TGTACGGGAAGCCGGTCCTCCCGGCCAGCGGGGGGCAGCAGTCGGTCTCCTCAGACGACTCCGGCCTGAATTCTGATGCCTGTGTGTCTGATGGGAGCGAGGCTGGTTGTCTGGGTAACGGCAAAGGGGTCAGTGGAGAGACGGCCGAACAAGCCACGCCCAGACCGCTCAGCCCCACCAAgctcctccccttcctgtcCAACCCTCACAGGAACCCCAGTGATGCGGACCTCGAGGCCCTGCGGCGCCGGCTGCACCACGCCCCCCGGCCCCTGAAGAAGCGCAGCTCCATCACGGAGCCCGAGGGCCCGGCCGGACCCAACATCCAGAAGCTGCTCTACCAGAAGACCACTCTGGCTGCCATGGAAACCATTCCCTGCGAGACAGTCAGTCCAGCGGAGACATGTGTCCAGCCTGGGGGACACAACCACCGGGGGGGCGGGCTGGATGTCCATGACAACACTGGGTTGAGCTTCAACCAATTGCTCGCTGAGAGCCCTGAGGACTCCCTGACTCCGCCCCCTCTGCCCCCTCGCTCACCCATCCCTGACCCCGCCTCTTGCTGCTCCCAGTGGCCCGCcctggaggacaaggaggaggagctgtgtCCGTCCTCAGTCCACCACGACCACTTTCCAGACGAGTTCCCCCCgtacccccccccaccataccCCAGCTGTGGGGAGACAGAGCAAGGAGACCACACCAGCAACCTGCAGCCGCCCGAGGTCATGGGGCAGGAACCAGTTCCGCCG GGTAAGAGGTCTATCCTCAGGAGAGTCGGATCGGAGCGGGTGGACCCCACGCTGCGGGTGAAGTTCAACGCTCTGGCTCTTCTGCTGGACTGTTCTCTGGAGGGCGAGTACGACCTGGTCCAGAGGGTCATCTTCAAC GTGGACGACCCCAGCTCAGCCAACGACGAGGGCATCACCGCGCTGCACAACGCCGTCTGCGCCGGACACACGGATATCGTCAAGTTCCTGGTTCAGTTCGGAGTCAACGTCAACGCTGCCGACAGCGACGGCTG GACTCCGCTCCACTGCGCTGCCTCGTGTAACAACGTTCAGGTCTGTAAGTTCCTGGTGGAGTCGGGGGGGGCCGTGTTCGCCACAACTTACAGCGACATGCAAACTGCTGCCGACAAATGTGAGGAAATGGAGGACGGCTACCAGCAGTGCTCCCAGTTCCTCTATG GCGTTCAGGAGAAGATGGGCGTGATGAACCGCGGCGTGGTGTACGCCCTGTGGGATTACGAGCCCCAGAGGGACGATGAGCTGGGCTTCACTGAGGGCGACTGCATGACGGTGCTGAGACGGGAGGACGAGCTGGAGACGGACTGGTGGTGGGCACGATGTGGAGATGGAGAGGGCTACATCCCCCGCAACCTCCTGGGG CTGTATCTGAGGATCAAACCGCGGCAGAGGAGCCTGGCGTGA
- the gtpbp2b gene encoding GTP-binding protein 2b, with protein MVDLSQSGAVSPGHSRHGPCSGPGNTGRKASKKSRTRRSKRGRRRRNKKSQRNNPPPFLPPEAEEGNIEYKLKLVNPTQYRFEHLATQLKWRLQEGRGEAVYQIGVEDNGLLVGLTEADMKASLRTLQRMAEKVGADTTLLREREVDYDFDRNTRKIAEVLIRKVPDDQQFLDLRVAVLGNVDSGKSTLLGVLTQGELDNGRGRARLNLFRHLHEIQTGRTSSISFEILGFNSKGEVVNYSESRTAEEICESSSKMITFIDLAGHHKYLKTTIFGLTSYCPDFAMLVVSANTGIAGTTREHLGLAMALKVPIFIVVSKVDLCSRGTVERTVRQLERVLKQPGCNKVPMVVSSPDDAVTAAQQFTQSTCITPIFTLSAVSGESLNLLKVFLNILPPLSNSKEQEELMQQLTEFQVDEIYSVPDVGTVVGGTLYSGVCREGERLVVGPTDEGRFLRLKVGSIQRNRSACRVLRAGQAATLALGNFDRSLLRKGMVMVSPKMNPTIGCEFEAAIVLLFHAKTFRRGSQVTVHVGNVRQTATVECLHGKDELRTGERAVVRFRFIKHPEYLRLGAKLLFREGVTKGIGHVTGLLPPFQNHDQNVDQNLQEH; from the exons ATGGTGGATTTATCCCAAAGTGGTGCAGTGTCTCCCGGACACAGCAGACATGGACCGTGCTCCGGCCCCGGGAACACTGGAAGGAAAGCGTCCAAAAAGTCCCGGACAAGAAGAAGCAAACGAGGCCGGAGGAGACGGAACAAAAAGAGCCAGCGGAACAACCCTCCGCCGTTCCTGCCCCCGGAG gctgAAGAAGGGAACATTGAATATAAG CTGAAGCTGGTGAACCCAACTCAGTATCGCTTCGAGCATCTGGCCACGCAGCTGAAGTGGCGCCTGCAGGAGGGCCGCGGCGAGGCCGTCTACCAGATCGGAGTGGAGGACAACGGGCTGCTGGTCGGGCTGACGGAGGCCGACATGAAGGCCTCGCTCAGAACCCTCCAGAGGATGGCGGAGAA agtcggGGCGGACACCACtctgctcagagagagagaggtggactACGACTTCGACAGAAACACTCGGAAGATCGCAGAAGTCCTCATTCGAAAGGTTCCTGATGACCAGCAG TTCCTGGACCTGCGGGTGGCCGTGCTGGGGAACGTGGACTCAGGGAAGTCCACCCTGTTAGGCGTCCTGACGCAGGGCGAGCTGGACAACGGGCGCGGCCGAGCGCGGCTCAACCTCTTCAGACATCTGCACGAGATCCAGACCGGACGCACGTCCAGCATCAGCTTCGAGATCCTGGGCTTCAACAGCAAAGGAGAG GTTGTGAACTACAGCGAGTCTCGGACGGCTGAGGAGATCTGTGAGAGCTCGTCCAAGATGATCACTTTCATCGACCTCGCCGGACACCACAAGTACCTGAAGACCACCATCTTCGGTCTCACCAGCTACTGCCCCGACTTCGCCATGCTGGTGGTGAGCGCCAACACCGGCATCG CCGGGACCACGCGGGAGCACCTGGGCCTGGCCATGGCGCTGAAGGTTCCCATCTTCATCGTGGTCAGCAAAGTGGATCTGTGTTCCCGTGGCACCGTGGAGCGAACCGTCCGGCAGCTGGAGCGAGTCCTGAAGCAGCCGGGCTGCAACAAGGTCCCCATGGTGGTGTCCAGCCCGGACGACGCCGTGACCGCCGCCCAGCAGTTCACCCAGTCCACATG catcaCGCCCATCTTCACTCTGTCCGCTGTGTCTGGAGAGAGTCTGAACCTCCTGAAGGTTTTTCTGAACATCCTCCCTCCACTGAGCAACAgcaaagagcaggaggagctgatgcagcagctcactgagttccag GTGGACGAGATTTACTCAGTTCCAGATGTTGGGACTGTGGTGGGAGGAACTCTGTACAG tggaGTGTGCAGGGAGGGCGAGCGGCTCGTGGTCGGTCCCACAGACGAAGGGCGTTTCCTGAGGCTGAAGGTCGGCAGCATCCAGAGGAACCGCTCGGCCTGCCGGGTGCTGCGAGCCGGACAGGCCGCCACGCTGGCTCTAGGAAACTTCGACCGCTCACTGCTGcgcaag GGCATGGTGATGGTCAGCCCCAAGATGAACCCGACCATCGGCTGCGAGTTCGAAGCCGCCATCGTCCTGCTCTTCCACGCCAAGACCTTCCGCAGGGGGTCACAGGTCACCGTGCACGTGGGCAACGTCCGGCAGACCGCCACCGTGGAGTGCCTGCACGGGAAG GACGAGCTGCGTACTGGCGAGCGAGCTGTGGTTCGATTCCGCTTCATCAAACACCCTGAGTATCTGCGGCTGGGCGCCAAGCTGCTCTTCAGGGAGGGCGTCACTAAAGGCATCGGCCATGTCACCGGCCTGCTGCCGCCCTTCCAGAACCACGACCAGAAcgtggaccagaacctgcaggaGCATTAA
- the rbm34 gene encoding RNA-binding protein 34 has product MKKKVDHSAEASSEPAPDYVVGQVSGSLFKKSSAASGSLAALFSSTPPAASHLFQPAPEPVQRASEQQQQQKKTPEVKGQKKKLPEKSVAEQKLENRESSLQTADEDERGQAVKKRKASGSGRENDTEVWVMKRQRTKACREEESAKRKRTVFVGNLPISCTKKTLRSLFRSKGSIESIRFRSVVREDPSMSRKVAAIKRKIHPKKQSVNAYVVFTDDEGVAKALESNGTEIEKDFHIRVDRVTDSSHDHKRSVFVGNLSFEINESAFRQHFEECGSVEAVRLVRDQTSGLGKGFGYVLFESPDSVQLALKLDGSKLEGRALRVKRSVKKEKQKNKTNARGATGRPGRGPPKGPAKGLTKGPAKGPTKGPGRERGGFKSLKFTGNQQRSTKSSGSFKGQMVDPTKKKKLKKKVKPNKTVHI; this is encoded by the exons ATGAAGAAGAAAGTGGACCACAG CGCGGAGGCGTCTTCGGAGCCGGCCCCGGACTACGTGGTGGGTCAGGTGTCAGGGAGCTTGTTCAAGAAGAGTTCTGCTGCGTCCGGCTCGCTGGCGGCTCTGTTCAGCTCCACCCCCCCGGCTGCCTCCCACCTGTTCCAGCCTGCGCCCGAG CCCGTTCAGAGGGcctcggagcagcagcagcagcagaagaagactccagaggtcaaaggtcaaaagaaGAAGCTGCCAGAGAAGTCAGTGGCCGAACAGAAGCTGGAGAACAG AGAGAGCAGCCTGCAGACGGCCGACGAAGACGAGCGAGGGCAGgctgtgaagaagaggaaggctTCAGGGTCGGGTAGAGAGAACGATACAGAGGTCTGGGTGATGAAGAGGCAGAGGACGAAGgcctgcagagaggaagagtcagcgaagaggaagaggacggtGTTTGTGGGGAACCTGCCCATCAGCTGCACCAAGAAG ACCCTGAGGAGCCTCTTCAGGAGCAAAGGATCCATCGAGTCCATCCGCTTCCGCTCTgtg GTCAGAGAGGATCCCTCCATGTCCCGGAAAGTCGCAGCCATCAA ACGCAAAATCCATCCCAAGAAGCAAAGCGTGAACGCCTACGTGGTGTTCACAGACGATGAGGGCGTGGCCAAGGCGTTAGAAAG TAACGGCACGGAGATCGAGAAGGACTTCCACATCCGAGTAGACCGAGTGACTGACAGCTCA CACGATCACAAACGCTCGGTTTTCGTGGGGAATCTCTCGTTTG AAATAAACGAAAGCGCATTTCGACAACATTTTGAGGAGTGTGGCTCGGTGGAGGCGGTGAGACTGGTCCGGGACCAGACCTCTGGGCTGGGGAAAGGATTTGGATACGTCCTGTTTGAG agtcccGACTCGGTCCAGCTGGCGTTGAAGCTGGACGGCTCGAAGCTGGAGGGCCGAGCCCTCCGGGTGAAGAGGTccgtgaagaaagaaaaacaaaagaataaaacaaatgccAGAGGAGCCACAGGGAGGCCAGGAAGGGGCCCCCCCAAGGGCCCCGCCAAGGGCCTCACCAAGGGCCCCGCTAAGGGCCCCACCAAGGGCCCGGGCCGGGAGAGAGGAGGTTTTAAGTCTCTGAAATTCACAGGAAACCAGCAAAGGTCGACCAAAAGCTCCGGATCCTTCAAAGGACAAATGGTGGATCcaactaaaaagaaaaaactgaagaagaaggtgaagcCAAACAAGACTGTTCACATCTGA